Proteins co-encoded in one Coprothermobacter sp. genomic window:
- a CDS encoding copper amine oxidase — protein MSVPLSSTAAQSCDLGYVTSDRQVQCSFVPITVAPETHVVRLTIGSTWLTADGIQTVLDAAPVIQNSRTLIPIRAIVEAFGGTIEWYAELRVVITYLHGHGVNLQIGNWQGYVDGVQKAIDSSDSKVVPIIISGRTFLPLRFVAESLGLQVEWDQASRTVTVQG, from the coding sequence ATGTCGGTGCCGTTGTCATCGACTGCAGCCCAGTCCTGCGACTTGGGGTATGTGACATCAGACCGTCAGGTGCAATGCAGCTTCGTTCCGATCACAGTTGCTCCAGAGACCCATGTCGTTCGCCTCACGATTGGGTCGACGTGGCTGACAGCAGACGGGATCCAAACTGTGCTCGACGCCGCACCCGTTATCCAGAACAGCAGAACGCTGATTCCCATTCGCGCCATCGTGGAAGCGTTTGGTGGAACCATCGAGTGGTATGCTGAGCTGCGCGTGGTTATCACATACCTGCATGGTCACGGGGTCAATCTCCAGATTGGCAACTGGCAGGGTTATGTCGACGGTGTGCAGAAAGCGATCGATTCGTCCGACTCAAAGGTGGTCCCGATCATCATCTCCGGACGCACATTCTTGCCGCTCCGGTTCGTTGCAGAGAGTCTTGGGCTGCAAGTCGAGTGGGATCAAGCTAGTCGGACTGTGACAGTGCAAGGGTGA